From Pontibacter actiniarum, a single genomic window includes:
- a CDS encoding FeoA family protein: MQHTVEEHKGRKSVRDLKIGEQGVICCLQDPEMGLKLLEMGCIPGTEVKMNSRAPFGDPITIIVNNYTLSLRLDEAETILLKQ, translated from the coding sequence GTGCAGCACACGGTAGAAGAGCATAAAGGACGTAAATCAGTACGCGACCTGAAAATAGGAGAACAAGGCGTAATTTGCTGCCTCCAGGACCCGGAAATGGGCCTGAAGCTGCTTGAGATGGGGTGTATCCCCGGTACCGAGGTGAAGATGAACAGCCGTGCCCCGTTCGGCGACCCGATCACCATCATTGTGAACAACTACACCCTTTCGCTGCGCTTAGACGAAGCCGAGACCATTTTACTCAAGCAGTAA
- a CDS encoding EamA family transporter gives METTNTKPYYAAGLAAFVIWGFIPFPLKALAAYPSGQILYFRVALSAALLLLISLLFRRKQLQATWRQLTSSSTRERRLFALFTFLGGALLTTNWLTFIYVVNHIDIQTGSFSYLLCPIITAVLGFLLLKEELRVNQWLAIGLSALSCALVGSGEITSLLFSLLIALSYAFYLITQRILKAYDKIVLLKLQLLLAFAFIGPFYTSFAGEGAALDSYFFLQVGLLSAGFTVLPLFLNLFALKELTSGTIGILMYINPILNFVMAFLYFGEHTTGTKIAAYLLIFVSVIIYNLHIKSRNKGGDGLVIPPVGTTAVVK, from the coding sequence ATGGAAACAACTAACACCAAACCCTACTACGCCGCAGGCCTGGCTGCCTTTGTTATCTGGGGCTTTATACCGTTCCCGCTCAAGGCGCTGGCCGCTTACCCCAGCGGGCAGATCCTGTACTTCCGGGTGGCACTGTCGGCGGCACTGCTCCTGCTGATTTCACTGCTTTTCCGGCGCAAGCAGCTGCAGGCAACCTGGAGGCAGCTAACGTCCTCCTCTACGCGGGAGCGGCGCCTGTTTGCGCTTTTCACCTTCCTGGGCGGCGCCTTGCTCACCACCAACTGGCTTACGTTTATTTACGTCGTGAACCATATTGATATTCAGACCGGCTCTTTTTCTTACCTGCTGTGCCCTATTATCACCGCTGTGCTGGGCTTTCTGCTGCTGAAGGAGGAGCTGCGCGTAAACCAGTGGCTGGCGATCGGGCTGAGTGCGCTAAGCTGTGCCCTGGTGGGCAGCGGCGAGATTACCAGCCTGCTCTTCAGCTTGCTGATAGCCCTGAGCTACGCCTTTTACCTTATCACGCAGCGCATCCTGAAGGCCTATGACAAGATCGTGCTCCTGAAGCTGCAGCTGCTCTTGGCTTTTGCCTTTATCGGACCGTTCTATACTTCCTTTGCCGGCGAAGGCGCTGCGCTGGATTCGTACTTTTTCCTGCAGGTGGGCCTGCTGAGCGCGGGCTTTACCGTGCTGCCGCTGTTCCTGAACCTGTTTGCCCTTAAAGAGCTCACCTCCGGCACCATCGGTATCCTGATGTACATTAACCCGATCCTGAATTTTGTGATGGCCTTTTTATACTTTGGAGAACACACAACAGGCACCAAAATAGCAGCCTACCTGCTCATTTTCGTGTCGGTTATCATCTATAACCTCCACATCAAAAGCCGGAACAAGGGCGGCGACGGCTTGGTGATTCCGCCTGTGGGCACTACAGCCGTTGTAAAATAA
- a CDS encoding bifunctional UDP-N-acetylmuramoyl-tripeptide:D-alanyl-D-alanine ligase/alanine racemase has product MLTFQQLQSIVQGREVQFVQPLPVVHLLTDSRKLSQPAGTVFFAVRGKYNDGHQYLPQLYAQGVRAFVVEQGEPGELATRYPEANILLVESSLEALQQLAAWHRSQFSIPVIGVTGSNGKTIVKEWLSQLLSPDELVVKSPRSYNSQLGVPLSVWQLQPNHTLAIFEAGISQPGEMERLQQVIQPTLGVFTNVGSAHDEGFASREQKIAEKLKLFQGVELLFYCADYELLHQAVQAQGIKSFTWSRHQPEANLFINATTTAGQKTIVVYTYQGEKQRLAIPFTDEASVENALHCLALLLYRRLPLSEVQDRLDRLHPVAMRLEMKEAINGCYLIDDTYNNDLAGLAIALDLQASQPQRGRRTLILSDVLESGLPEEQLYEKVAGLAQAHKVQRLIGIGPTISKYAHLFPQGSFYTSTADFLQAFDASSFRGELILVKGARVFGFEKIVQAFQQKVHGTVLEVNLDALVHNLNYYRSRVAPATKLMVMVKAFAYGSGSFEVANLLQFHRVDYLAVAYVDEGVALRENGITLPIMVMNPSQDSFAKLRQYNLEPEIYSVEQLQDFVSSLEPEATYKIHLKLDTGMHRLGFVPEDFEALFELLHRYPQVQVASTFSHLAGADEAVHNDFSQLQVSRFRSMAAAVEERLKYKVIKHILNSAGIVRFPEHQLDMVRLGIGLYGVEATGSEQEALRPVSTLKTTVSQVKSIKQGETVGYSRKGIASSDRTTATIAIGYADGYDRRFSNGVGQVLINGHRCPLIGNVCMDMCMVDVTGVAVKAGDVAIVFGPQLTLVELAQSIGTIPYELLTNVSTRVKRVFYAE; this is encoded by the coding sequence ATGCTCACGTTTCAGCAACTCCAATCCATCGTTCAGGGCAGGGAAGTACAATTTGTGCAGCCGCTGCCCGTCGTGCACCTGCTCACCGACAGCCGCAAGCTCTCCCAGCCGGCCGGCACGGTGTTCTTTGCCGTTCGGGGGAAATACAACGATGGGCACCAGTACCTGCCGCAGCTCTACGCGCAGGGGGTAAGGGCTTTTGTGGTGGAGCAGGGGGAGCCGGGAGAACTGGCAACGCGGTACCCGGAGGCCAACATCCTGCTGGTAGAGAGTAGCCTGGAGGCGCTGCAGCAACTGGCAGCATGGCACCGGTCGCAGTTTAGCATCCCGGTTATCGGCGTGACGGGCAGCAACGGCAAAACCATTGTAAAAGAGTGGCTGTCGCAGCTGCTGAGCCCCGATGAGCTGGTGGTGAAGAGCCCGCGCAGCTATAACTCGCAGCTGGGCGTGCCGCTGAGCGTGTGGCAGCTGCAGCCAAACCACACCCTGGCTATTTTTGAGGCGGGCATTTCGCAGCCAGGGGAAATGGAGAGGCTGCAACAAGTGATTCAGCCGACCCTCGGTGTCTTTACCAACGTTGGCAGCGCCCACGACGAAGGCTTTGCCTCCCGCGAGCAAAAAATAGCAGAGAAGCTGAAGCTGTTCCAGGGCGTGGAGCTGCTGTTTTACTGCGCCGACTATGAGCTGCTGCATCAGGCGGTACAGGCACAGGGTATAAAGTCCTTTACCTGGAGCCGCCATCAGCCGGAGGCTAACCTGTTTATCAACGCCACGACCACTGCCGGGCAAAAAACAATTGTGGTGTACACGTATCAGGGCGAGAAGCAGCGGCTGGCCATTCCGTTTACCGATGAGGCCTCGGTAGAAAACGCGCTGCACTGCCTGGCTCTGCTGCTGTACCGCCGCCTGCCTCTTTCCGAGGTGCAGGACCGCCTGGACCGCCTGCACCCGGTGGCGATGCGCCTGGAAATGAAGGAGGCCATTAACGGCTGCTACCTGATCGACGATACCTACAACAACGACCTGGCAGGCCTCGCCATCGCGCTGGACCTGCAGGCAAGCCAGCCGCAGCGGGGGCGGCGCACGCTTATTCTGTCGGATGTGCTGGAGTCGGGGTTGCCGGAGGAGCAGCTTTACGAGAAGGTGGCAGGGCTGGCACAGGCACACAAGGTGCAGCGCCTGATCGGCATCGGCCCCACTATCAGCAAGTACGCGCACCTGTTCCCGCAGGGCAGCTTTTATACTTCCACCGCTGATTTTTTGCAGGCTTTCGATGCAAGCTCTTTCCGGGGCGAGCTGATTTTGGTGAAAGGCGCCCGTGTGTTTGGCTTTGAGAAGATCGTGCAGGCGTTTCAGCAGAAGGTGCACGGCACGGTGCTGGAGGTAAACCTGGATGCGCTGGTGCACAACCTGAACTACTACCGCTCCAGAGTTGCCCCGGCTACTAAGCTGATGGTGATGGTAAAGGCGTTCGCCTACGGCAGCGGCAGCTTTGAGGTGGCCAACCTGCTGCAGTTTCACCGGGTGGACTATCTGGCTGTCGCCTACGTTGACGAAGGCGTGGCCCTGCGCGAAAACGGTATCACACTGCCTATTATGGTGATGAACCCCTCGCAGGACAGCTTCGCAAAGCTGCGGCAGTACAACCTGGAGCCCGAGATTTACTCGGTAGAGCAGCTGCAGGACTTTGTTTCCTCGCTGGAGCCGGAGGCAACGTATAAAATCCACCTGAAGCTGGATACGGGCATGCACCGCCTCGGATTTGTGCCCGAGGACTTTGAGGCGCTTTTTGAGCTGCTGCACCGTTATCCGCAGGTGCAGGTGGCCAGCACGTTCAGCCACCTTGCCGGTGCCGACGAGGCCGTCCACAACGATTTCTCGCAGCTGCAGGTTTCCCGTTTCAGAAGTATGGCGGCGGCCGTGGAGGAGCGGCTCAAGTACAAGGTGATCAAGCATATCCTGAACTCTGCCGGTATTGTGCGCTTTCCGGAGCACCAGCTGGACATGGTGCGGCTGGGCATTGGCCTGTACGGGGTAGAAGCCACAGGCTCGGAGCAGGAGGCGCTGCGGCCGGTAAGCACCCTGAAGACGACTGTATCGCAGGTGAAAAGTATAAAGCAGGGCGAAACAGTCGGCTACAGCCGCAAAGGCATCGCCAGCTCCGACAGAACCACGGCCACCATTGCCATTGGCTATGCCGACGGCTACGACCGCCGCTTCAGTAACGGGGTGGGGCAGGTGCTCATCAACGGCCACCGCTGCCCGCTCATCGGCAACGTGTGCATGGATATGTGCATGGTAGACGTAACCGGTGTTGCCGTAAAAGCCGGCGATGTAGCCATTGTGTTTGGGCCGCAGCTAACCCTGGTAGAGCTGGCCCAGAGCATCGGCACCATCCCCTACGAGCTGCTCACCAATGTCAGCACGCGGGTGAAGCGGGTGTTTTATGCCGAGTAA